The following proteins come from a genomic window of Misgurnus anguillicaudatus chromosome 10, ASM2758022v2, whole genome shotgun sequence:
- the nr1d2a gene encoding nuclear receptor subfamily 1 group D member 2a, with translation MDSAKQGGVIAYVCSSSSASSPESYMIDSSNNRSPSCSPPLSTNQSRTSDTPTIGLLSKPVHPRGHASDKTGPMLATKSGITKLNGMVLLCKVCGDVASGFHYGVHACEGCKGFFRRSIQQNIQYKKCLKTESCTIVRINRNRCQQCRFKKCLSVGMSRDAVRFGRIPKREKQRMLLEMQTAMNNMMNNSQLQRMLHGTQAVPCAVETSSNVSSPSPPDSPRSASDLSRDSESVVPMDTSMSSASSCSSDSGEEDAASNALQREELFAYKRPASPPRAGSVSPASSDTLSTGSKDEEQPQECWNHWSNGSGVDSQRRSDCERNLRVTPAPYREHATGYHVAQQSSQSPCGGQSENLPYHAYNGNNVNELQRGGYRRHLVCPMNVSPFVDPCKPGHEIWEEFSKSFIPAVREVVEFAKRIPGFQDLSQQDQVNLLKAGTFEVLMVRFVSLFDVKERTVTFLGGRKYSVDLLRSIGTGELLTCMFDFSEKLTALQLNEEEMSLFTAVVLVSADRSAIENVNGVEALQETLIRALRNLIMKNHSNESAIFTKLLLKLPELRSLNNMHSEELLAFQIQP, from the exons ATGGATTCGGCAAAGCAAG GAGGGGTGATAGCCTACGTCTGCTCCTCAAGCTCCGCCTCCAGCCCAGAGTCATACATGATTGACAGCTCAAACAACCGTTCACCATCATGCTCTCCACCTCTGTCCACTAATCAGAGCCGTACCTCAGACACTCCCACCATTGGGCTTCTCTCAAAGCCCGTCCATCCTCGCGGCCACGCCTCTGATAAGACCGGGCCGATGCTCGCTACTAAGAGCGGTATTACAA AGCTTAATGGAATGGTGCTACTGTGTAAAGTGTGCGGAGACGTCGCATCTGGCTTCCACTACGGCGTTCACGCCTGTGAGGGCTGCAAG GGCTTCTTTAGAAGAAGCATCCAGCAGAATATTCAGTACAAGAAATGCCTAAAAACTGAAAGTTGCACTATCGTGCGAATAAACCGTAATCGGTGTCAGCAGTGTCGCTTCAAGAAGTGTTTATCTGTCGGGATGTCGAGAGACG CTGTACGATTCGGAAGAATCCCCAAGCGTGAGAAACAGCGGATGCTCCTGGAGATGCAGACGGCCATGAATAACATGATGAACAACAGTCAGCTCCAACGCATGCTTCACGGCACCCAGGCCGTACCGTGTGCCGTAGAAACCAGCTCGAACGTCTCCTCTCCGTCACCGCCGGATTCGCCAAGGTCCGCTTCGGATCTGTCTCGGGACTCTGAGTCGGTCGTTCCCATGGATACGTCCATGAGTTCGGCATCGTCTTGTTCGTCAGACAGTGGGGAGGAAGACGCGGCGAGCAACGCACTACAGCGGGAAGAACTGTTCGCGTATAAGCGACCCGCGAGTCCGCCCCGCGCCGGCTCCGTCTCTCCGGCCAGCTCGGACACGCTGAGCACCGGCAGTAAGGATGAGGAACAGCCGCAGGAATGCTGGAACCACTGGAGCAACGGCAGTGGGGTAGACAGCCAGAGACGCTCGGACTGTGAGAGGAACCTAAGAGTCACGCCTGCGCCTTACAGGGAACACGCGACCGGGTATCACGTGGCCCAGCAGAGCAGTCAAAGCCCTTGCGGCGGCCAGTCGGAAAACTTGCCTTACCACGCTTATAATGGGAATAACGTCAACGAACTTCAGAGAGGAGGATACAGAAGGCATCTG GTATGTCCCATGAACGTTTCCCCCTTCGTGGACCCTTGCAAGCCCGGTCATGAAATCTGGGAGGAGTTTTCCAAGAGCTTCATCCCCGCCGTAAGAGAAGTCGTGGAATTTGCCAAGCGGATCCCCGGTTTTCAGGACCTCTCCCAACAGGATCAGGTCAACCTCCTGAAGGCAGGAACCTTCGAG GTGCTGATGGTGCGTTTCGTGTCTCTCTTTGATGTGAAAGAGCGGACTGTGACCTTCCTCGGCGGTAGGAAGTACAGCGTGGACCTTTTACGCTCCATAGGCACCGGAGAGCTGCTCACCTGTATGTTTGACTTCAGTGAGAAGCTGACGGCCCTGCAGCTCAACGAAGAGGAGATGAGTCTCTTCACGGCCGTAGTTCTGGTGTCTGCAG ACCGATCGGCCATCGAGAACGTGAACGGCGTGGAGGCCCTGCAGGAGACTTTGATCCGAGCTTTGAGGAACTTGATCATGAAGAACCACTCGAACGAATCGGCCATCTTCACCAAGCTCCTCCTGAAACTGCCTGAACTGAGATCGCTCAATAACATGCATTCAGAAGAGCTACTGGCCTTTCAAATCCAACCTTAA
- the nek10 gene encoding serine/threonine-protein kinase Nek10 isoform X2 — translation MPLQDRKSRGPTRSHPKPKDKELFDLKRLLALITAPVSRQQVSRGQKLQISSNVHDSRKNGPITEASELDNFSVTYRNQRCFSERPHHKVFLEIFTALIKNRLGFSEWLEISSSDGVLRVLNCLRLFIRDPVYQKVFFELEGAGQLAKYMESVATVYLECREQTLDIEQLVAMTYMFQKLSSVEEQRRWIINCGAHKTLVKLLSMRDSGVILGALLALTTLAESQECKEKIGELSIVEHLLVVLQEYDMLSKRLSAELLRLLCAVQFVREQVRHCDGVPVLLSLLHADHVKLLWSTVWVLVQLCQDPDASAEIRAWGGVQQLLRILHGERVYVSDRSTIDTISSANAAGRIHRQYVKAEVSTQETAENIMNLQAACCAAITELVLDDTTAHNVVQENGVYIIGKLILPQSFNGPQAKSLQCYAFRALRFLFSMERHRHHFKRLFSPELFGMFIDVGHYVRDISAYEPLQEKISLLSKDELDVLKENIETVNQNRPPLRVINGYAVLDHLGSGAFGSVYKVRKQSGQNYLALKEVNFHNPAFGKDTRSRDSSVEKIVSELTIIKEQMSHPNIVKYFKTFLETDKLYIVMELIVGAPLAEHFNSLKEKQQTFTEERVWNIFIQICLALRYLHKEKRIVHRDLTPNNIMLGERDKVTLTDFGLAKQKQENSKLTSVVGTILYCCPEIVKNEPYGEKADVWATGCILYQMVTLTPPFCSANMLSLATKIVEAMYEPIKDDAFSERVTHMIQWCLTPNPNMRPDIIEVSSRISDIMMRFVDGLCASHNSLERRAERDRKRAQKYFLESNRTRMCGPQQSMSLKVQDDQDGPQTQSFETSSSVLEEEDQSRENAQCDVKCSDELNLVSEGFQKGKSRPASAGICLSQRKVRQIDDPNQRLLELLHKIVFITQLPPAPQTSFKQRTIERFKKPLFSHGSDPYNLKLELNKVLQGSQELVEMTSASREWWSMIQSLGSEPSAADSRGDSGYCGLQDGLTYEDIQSILEELLEENGYYNRALSRGRLDSGGESRSHTS, via the exons ATGCCTCTCCAAGACAGAAAGTCTAGAGGTCCAACCAGATCACACCCTAAACCCAAAGACAA gGAGCTTTTTGATCTTAAAAGACTTTTAGCATTGATCACAGCTCCTGTATCCAGACAACAG GTTTCCAGAGGACAGAAGTTACAGATCTCCTCAAATGTTCATGACAGCCGTAAGAACGGTCCGATCACTGAAGCGTCTGAGCTGGATAACTTCAG CGTGACTTATCGAAACCAGAGATGTTTTAGTGAGCGACCACATCATAAGGTTTTCTTGGAGATCTTCACAGCCTTAATCAAGAACAGACTTGGTTTCAG TGAGTGGTTGGAGATTTCTTCATCCGACGGTGTTCTGAGAGTTTTAAACTGCTTGAGATTATTCATCAGAGATCCGGTTTATCAG AAAGTCTTCTTTGAACTTGAGGGGGCTGGACAGCTTGCTAAG TATATGGAGTCTGTGGCCACGGTGTATCTTGAATGTAGAGAACAGACACTGGACATTGAGCAGCTGGTCGCCATGACAT ATATGTTTCAGAAATTGTCTTCAGTTGAGGAACAGAGACGGTGGATTATTAACTGTGGGGCACATAAG ACCTTAGTAAAGCTGCTGTCTATGCGGGACAGCGGTGTGATATTAGGAGCCCTGCTGGCACTCACCACACTAGCTGAAAG TCAAGAATGTAAAGAGAAGATCGGAGAGCTGTCTATTGTGGAGCATCTTCTAGTTGTGTTACAAGAATATGACATGTTGTCTAAAAG GTTGAGCGCAGAGCTGCTGAGGTTGTTGTGTGCCGTACAGTTCGTGAGGGAACAGGTGCGCCACTGCGACGGTGTTCCCGTGCTCCTCAGTCTCCTGCACGCTGACCACGTAAAGCTGCTGTGGAGCACCGTATGGGTCCTCGTGCAGCTGTGTCAGGATCCGGACGCCAGCGCTGAGATCCGAGCCTGGGGTGGCGTGCAGCAACTCCTGCGAATCTTGCATGG agAGCGAGTCTACGTGTCGGATCGTTCCACAATAGACACGATCTCTAGTGCCAACGCAGCGGGCAGGATACACAGACAGTATGTGAAGGCAGAGGTCAGCACTCAGGAGACAGCAGAGAATATCATGAATCTTCAGGCAG CATGCTGTGCGGCGATCACTGAGCTCGTATTGGATGACACGACAGCACATAATGTAGTTCAG gAGAATGGAGTGTACATAATCGGCAAACTGATTTTGCCACAAAGCTTTAACGGACCTCAGGCAAAATCTCTACAG TGTTATGCTTTTAGGGCTCTGCGGTTCCTTTTTAGTATGGAACGCCATAGACATCATTTTAAAAG ACTCTTTTCCCCAGAGCTGTTTGGGATGTTTATTGATGTTGGACATTATGTAAGAGACATTTCTGCATATGAACCTCTGCAAGAAAAAATCTCACTTCTTTCG AAGGACGAATTGGATGTTCTCAAGGAAAACATAGAGACAGTGAATCAGAATCGACCTCCTTTGAGAGTTATTAATGGTTACGCTGTTCTGGATCATCTGGGCAGTGGTGCATTCGGCAGCGTCTATAAG GTCCGTAAGCAGAGTGGGCAGAATTATCTCGCACTGAAGGAAGTGAACTTTCACAATCCTGCTTTTGGCAAGGACACGCGCTCCAGAGACAGCAGCGTGGAGAAGATCGTCTCTGAGCTGACCATCATTAAAGAACAG ATGTCGCACCcgaacattgtaaaatactTTAAGACATTTTTAGAAA CCGACAAACTCTACATTGTGATGGAGCTCATCGTTGGAGCGCCGCTGGCTGAACATTTCAATTCTCTCAAAGAGAAACAGCAGACGTTTACTGAAGAAAGAGTCTGGAatatttttatacag ATATGTCTGGCTTTAAGATACTTACACAAAGAGAAACGGATCGTCCACCGTGATCTTACTCCTAATAATATCATGCTCGGAGAGAGAGATAAAGTCACACTCA cAGATTTTGGTCTTGCAAAGCAGAAACAGGAAAACAGCAAGCTGACGTCAGTCGTTGGAACAATACTGTACTGCTG TCCAGAGATCGTGAAGAACGAGCCGTATGGTGAGAAAGCAGATGTTTGGGCCACAGGTTGTATCCTCTATCAGATGGTCACCCTCACTCCTCCTTTCTGCAGCGCAAACATGCTCTCACTCGCTACTAAG attgtggAAGCAATGTATGAGCCAATAAAGGATGATGCTTTCTCTGAGAGAGTTACACACATGATTCAATG GTGCTTGACTCCGAACCCAAACATGCGTCCTGACATCATTGAGGTCAGTTCCCGAATTTCTGACATCATGATGAGGTTTGTGGACGGTCTGTGTGCATCCCATAATTCATTAGAGAGAAGAGCAGAGCGTGACAGGAAGAGAGCACAGAAGTATTTCCTGGAGAGTAACAGGACCAGGATGTGCGGCCCACAACAG agCATGAGCCTTAAAGTACAAGATGATCAAGATGGACCACAGACACAGAGTTTTGAAACATCTTCATCTGTTTTAGAGGAAGAAGATCAGAGCCGAG AAAATGCCCAGTGTGATGTCAAGTGTTCAGATGAGCTAAACCTGGTCAG TGAGGGCTTTCAGAAGGGAAAATCTCGACCag CATCAGCAGGCATCTGTTTGTCACAGAGAAAAGTTCGACAGATTGATGATCCAAACCAAAGACTTCTGGAGCTTCTGCATAAGATTGTGTTCATAACTCAG CTTCCACCTGCTCCCCAAACCAGCTTCAAACAGCGAACGATCGAGCGTTTTAAGAAACCATTGTTTTCTCATGGAAGTGATCCATACAATCTAAAGCTGGAGCTCAATAAG GTGCTTCAGGGAAGCCAGGAGTTGGTAGAGATGACCTCAGCAAGCAGGGAATGGTGGTCCATGATCCAATCTCTTGGTTCAGAACCTTCTGCAGCCGACAGTCGAG GGGATTCAGGGTATTGTGGTCTTCAAGATGGACTCACCTATGAGGACATACAG AGCATCCTAGAGGAGTTGCTGGAGGAGAACGGTTATTACAACCGAGCTCTGAGCAG GGGCAGGCTTGATTCTGGAGGAGAATCGAGAAGTCACACCTCGTGA
- the nek10 gene encoding serine/threonine-protein kinase Nek10 isoform X1 — MPLQDRKSRGPTRSHPKPKDKELFDLKRLLALITAPVSRQQVSRGQKLQISSNVHDSRKNGPITEASELDNFSVTYRNQRCFSERPHHKVFLEIFTALIKNRLGFSEWLEISSSDGVLRVLNCLRLFIRDPVYQKVFFELEGAGQLAKYMESVATVYLECREQTLDIEQLVAMTYMFQKLSSVEEQRRWIINCGAHKTLVKLLSMRDSGVILGALLALTTLAESQECKEKIGELSIVEHLLVVLQEYDMLSKRLSAELLRLLCAVQFVREQVRHCDGVPVLLSLLHADHVKLLWSTVWVLVQLCQDPDASAEIRAWGGVQQLLRILHGERVYVSDRSTIDTISSANAAGRIHRQYVKAEVSTQETAENIMNLQAACCAAITELVLDDTTAHNVVQENGVYIIGKLILPQSFNGPQAKSLQCYAFRALRFLFSMERHRHHFKRLFSPELFGMFIDVGHYVRDISAYEPLQEKISLLSKDELDVLKENIETVNQNRPPLRVINGYAVLDHLGSGAFGSVYKVRKQSGQNYLALKEVNFHNPAFGKDTRSRDSSVEKIVSELTIIKEQMSHPNIVKYFKTFLETDKLYIVMELIVGAPLAEHFNSLKEKQQTFTEERVWNIFIQICLALRYLHKEKRIVHRDLTPNNIMLGERDKVTLTDFGLAKQKQENSKLTSVVGTILYCCPEIVKNEPYGEKADVWATGCILYQMVTLTPPFCSANMLSLATKIVEAMYEPIKDDAFSERVTHMIQWCLTPNPNMRPDIIEVSSRISDIMMRFVDGLCASHNSLERRAERDRKRAQKYFLESNRTRMCGPQQSMSLKVQDDQDGPQTQSFETSSSVLEEEDQSRENAQCDVKCSDELNLVSSEGFQKGKSRPASAGICLSQRKVRQIDDPNQRLLELLHKIVFITQLPPAPQTSFKQRTIERFKKPLFSHGSDPYNLKLELNKVLQGSQELVEMTSASREWWSMIQSLGSEPSAADSRGDSGYCGLQDGLTYEDIQSILEELLEENGYYNRALSRGRLDSGGESRSHTS, encoded by the exons ATGCCTCTCCAAGACAGAAAGTCTAGAGGTCCAACCAGATCACACCCTAAACCCAAAGACAA gGAGCTTTTTGATCTTAAAAGACTTTTAGCATTGATCACAGCTCCTGTATCCAGACAACAG GTTTCCAGAGGACAGAAGTTACAGATCTCCTCAAATGTTCATGACAGCCGTAAGAACGGTCCGATCACTGAAGCGTCTGAGCTGGATAACTTCAG CGTGACTTATCGAAACCAGAGATGTTTTAGTGAGCGACCACATCATAAGGTTTTCTTGGAGATCTTCACAGCCTTAATCAAGAACAGACTTGGTTTCAG TGAGTGGTTGGAGATTTCTTCATCCGACGGTGTTCTGAGAGTTTTAAACTGCTTGAGATTATTCATCAGAGATCCGGTTTATCAG AAAGTCTTCTTTGAACTTGAGGGGGCTGGACAGCTTGCTAAG TATATGGAGTCTGTGGCCACGGTGTATCTTGAATGTAGAGAACAGACACTGGACATTGAGCAGCTGGTCGCCATGACAT ATATGTTTCAGAAATTGTCTTCAGTTGAGGAACAGAGACGGTGGATTATTAACTGTGGGGCACATAAG ACCTTAGTAAAGCTGCTGTCTATGCGGGACAGCGGTGTGATATTAGGAGCCCTGCTGGCACTCACCACACTAGCTGAAAG TCAAGAATGTAAAGAGAAGATCGGAGAGCTGTCTATTGTGGAGCATCTTCTAGTTGTGTTACAAGAATATGACATGTTGTCTAAAAG GTTGAGCGCAGAGCTGCTGAGGTTGTTGTGTGCCGTACAGTTCGTGAGGGAACAGGTGCGCCACTGCGACGGTGTTCCCGTGCTCCTCAGTCTCCTGCACGCTGACCACGTAAAGCTGCTGTGGAGCACCGTATGGGTCCTCGTGCAGCTGTGTCAGGATCCGGACGCCAGCGCTGAGATCCGAGCCTGGGGTGGCGTGCAGCAACTCCTGCGAATCTTGCATGG agAGCGAGTCTACGTGTCGGATCGTTCCACAATAGACACGATCTCTAGTGCCAACGCAGCGGGCAGGATACACAGACAGTATGTGAAGGCAGAGGTCAGCACTCAGGAGACAGCAGAGAATATCATGAATCTTCAGGCAG CATGCTGTGCGGCGATCACTGAGCTCGTATTGGATGACACGACAGCACATAATGTAGTTCAG gAGAATGGAGTGTACATAATCGGCAAACTGATTTTGCCACAAAGCTTTAACGGACCTCAGGCAAAATCTCTACAG TGTTATGCTTTTAGGGCTCTGCGGTTCCTTTTTAGTATGGAACGCCATAGACATCATTTTAAAAG ACTCTTTTCCCCAGAGCTGTTTGGGATGTTTATTGATGTTGGACATTATGTAAGAGACATTTCTGCATATGAACCTCTGCAAGAAAAAATCTCACTTCTTTCG AAGGACGAATTGGATGTTCTCAAGGAAAACATAGAGACAGTGAATCAGAATCGACCTCCTTTGAGAGTTATTAATGGTTACGCTGTTCTGGATCATCTGGGCAGTGGTGCATTCGGCAGCGTCTATAAG GTCCGTAAGCAGAGTGGGCAGAATTATCTCGCACTGAAGGAAGTGAACTTTCACAATCCTGCTTTTGGCAAGGACACGCGCTCCAGAGACAGCAGCGTGGAGAAGATCGTCTCTGAGCTGACCATCATTAAAGAACAG ATGTCGCACCcgaacattgtaaaatactTTAAGACATTTTTAGAAA CCGACAAACTCTACATTGTGATGGAGCTCATCGTTGGAGCGCCGCTGGCTGAACATTTCAATTCTCTCAAAGAGAAACAGCAGACGTTTACTGAAGAAAGAGTCTGGAatatttttatacag ATATGTCTGGCTTTAAGATACTTACACAAAGAGAAACGGATCGTCCACCGTGATCTTACTCCTAATAATATCATGCTCGGAGAGAGAGATAAAGTCACACTCA cAGATTTTGGTCTTGCAAAGCAGAAACAGGAAAACAGCAAGCTGACGTCAGTCGTTGGAACAATACTGTACTGCTG TCCAGAGATCGTGAAGAACGAGCCGTATGGTGAGAAAGCAGATGTTTGGGCCACAGGTTGTATCCTCTATCAGATGGTCACCCTCACTCCTCCTTTCTGCAGCGCAAACATGCTCTCACTCGCTACTAAG attgtggAAGCAATGTATGAGCCAATAAAGGATGATGCTTTCTCTGAGAGAGTTACACACATGATTCAATG GTGCTTGACTCCGAACCCAAACATGCGTCCTGACATCATTGAGGTCAGTTCCCGAATTTCTGACATCATGATGAGGTTTGTGGACGGTCTGTGTGCATCCCATAATTCATTAGAGAGAAGAGCAGAGCGTGACAGGAAGAGAGCACAGAAGTATTTCCTGGAGAGTAACAGGACCAGGATGTGCGGCCCACAACAG agCATGAGCCTTAAAGTACAAGATGATCAAGATGGACCACAGACACAGAGTTTTGAAACATCTTCATCTGTTTTAGAGGAAGAAGATCAGAGCCGAG AAAATGCCCAGTGTGATGTCAAGTGTTCAGATGAGCTAAACCTGGTCAG CAGTGAGGGCTTTCAGAAGGGAAAATCTCGACCag CATCAGCAGGCATCTGTTTGTCACAGAGAAAAGTTCGACAGATTGATGATCCAAACCAAAGACTTCTGGAGCTTCTGCATAAGATTGTGTTCATAACTCAG CTTCCACCTGCTCCCCAAACCAGCTTCAAACAGCGAACGATCGAGCGTTTTAAGAAACCATTGTTTTCTCATGGAAGTGATCCATACAATCTAAAGCTGGAGCTCAATAAG GTGCTTCAGGGAAGCCAGGAGTTGGTAGAGATGACCTCAGCAAGCAGGGAATGGTGGTCCATGATCCAATCTCTTGGTTCAGAACCTTCTGCAGCCGACAGTCGAG GGGATTCAGGGTATTGTGGTCTTCAAGATGGACTCACCTATGAGGACATACAG AGCATCCTAGAGGAGTTGCTGGAGGAGAACGGTTATTACAACCGAGCTCTGAGCAG GGGCAGGCTTGATTCTGGAGGAGAATCGAGAAGTCACACCTCGTGA
- the LOC129449017 gene encoding free fatty acid receptor 2, with product MSAGHPRRSTVTLSSRLRQIQPKYQRSPKMVVVNQWLILFVYICTFLVGLPSNILAMSTLFKKLGDKPNPTDVLLFNLVVSDLIFLFFLPLKMYEAVMGMRWYLSKTLCSMTAYVFFTTIYSSSLLLMAIAVDRYFAVVFPIKYRNNRKPVYAMAGSVLIWLIAGSNLSLVIYVVQMPEPNGTAPRPVCYDNFTEEQKRVLMPFRLELFTLLYLVPLLICLFCYASCIYFLYTRPLMSKDKKQRAIGMAFGTLSIFLVCFLPYNVSHLITYSTNTSPSWRAYALLMCTLNTSLDPIVFYFSSSTFRDKNSFSVLNMLHIGLQKVKDKATEMNIISP from the exons ATGTCTGCAG GACATCCCAGAAGATCAACTGTTACTTTGTCGTCCAGATTAAGGCAAATTCAACCAAAATATCAG agATCTCCCAAAATGGTGGTGGTTAACCAGTGGTTAATTCTTTTTGTCTACATCTGCACGTTTCTGGTGGGACTTCCATCCAATATTTTAGCCATGTCCACGTTGTTTAAGAAACTTGGCGACAAACCCAATCCGACAGACGTTCTTCTCTTCAACTTGGTGGTTTCTGACCTCATCTTCTTGTTTTTCTTGCCCCTCAAGATGTATGAAGCTGTGATGGGCATGAGATGGTACTTATCAAAGACCTTATGTTCAATGACCGCCTATGTGTTTTTTACCACAATTTACTCCAGCTCCCTGCTACTCATGGCCATTGCCGTGGACCGCTATTTTGCAGTGGTCTTTCCTATTAAATACAGAAATAATCGCAAGCCGGTGTACGCCATGGCCGGCAGCGTTCTCATCTGGCTCATCGCTGGTTCAAACCTGAGCTTAGTCATTTATGTGGTTCAGATGCCTGAGCCAAACGGCACCGCTCCCAGACCGGTCTGCTATGACAACTTCACAGAGGAACAGAAAAGGGTTTTGATGCCATTCCGACTTGAGCTTTTTACGCTTCTGTACCTCGTCCCGCTCCTGATTTGTCTCTTCTGTTACGCTAGCTGTATCTACTTCCTGTACACCAGACCCCTTATGTCCAAAGACAAAAAGCAGAGAGCCATTGGCATGGCATTCGGCACATTGAGTATTTTTCTGGTGTGTTTTTTACCGTACAACGTCTCTCATCTGATCACCTACAGTACCAACACGAGTCCATCGTGGAGAGCCTACGCGCTCCTGATGTGCACTCTCAACACCTCTTTGGATCCCATCGTTTTTTACTTTTCTTCTTCAACTTTTCGTGATAAAAACAGTTTTTCTGTTCTCAATATGTTGCATATCGGACTTCAGAAAGTTAAAGACAAAGCAACTGAGATGAACATCATATCACCTTGA